The following are encoded together in the Candidatus Methylomirabilis oxygeniifera genome:
- a CDS encoding protein of unknown function (Evidence 5 : No homology to any previously reported sequences), which yields MSAILVRVVSADEYRNGDVLLYTSIRQLPQKGVRRWRSAAGRFMRAAQQVGLPPAVVTKRLSLFGSSLAST from the coding sequence GCGCGTAGTGAGTGCAGACGAGTATCGCAACGGCGATGTACTGTTGTACACCTCAATACGTCAGCTCCCTCAGAAAGGCGTGCGGCGCTGGCGATCTGCCGCCGGTCGTTTTATGCGGGCCGCTCAGCAGGTGGGCTTACCGCCTGCAGTCGTTACGAAGAGATTGAGCCTGTTCGGTTCCTCTTTAGCCAGTACGTAA
- a CDS encoding AMP-dependent synthetase and ligase has protein sequence MITEPTPTENTLPLRVTGFSTLAEALDYAAGGGTGFNFYGDRGELYAVLPYADLREQARLLARRLMGLRLERGAHVAIVADTGPDFQRFFFACQYAGLVPVPLSASLLISGRKRYVTQLRALLANCRPSIAMAPPEFFPFLSEAADGLELVHVGTADAFDSLPESSEELEPLRSEEMAYLQYTSGSTRFPRGVMITQSAVLANLEGILQQGLQIRSGDRAVSWLPFYHDMGLVGFVLAPMVGQVSVDYLKTQSFAMRPRLWLALMTQAKATISFSPSFGYEMCVRRLRHDEAGRFDLSAWRAAGVGAETIRPGVLKDFADVLAPSGFKPSAFLACYGMAEASLAVTFAPIDTGVAVDRVDRTLLAKYGVASPLHECEIGSDSDKTSISQFVNCGVPLSGIDVEIRDEQGHVLPDRHAGIIFVRGANMTSGYFGDPEKTRKVLSSDGWLDTGDLGYLVDGSLVIIGRKKDVIIVHGRNIWPQDLEHLAEELPEVRPGDACAFSVETPDRTEMAVMVVHCRELDTVKQADFIRRLQGLIREYFALDCFVELVPPRTLPRTSSGKLSRSKTREEFLGRNDAARLFHGRNGSGHISLPQPGRQADSCAASSR, from the coding sequence ATGATAACAGAACCAACGCCGACTGAGAATACCCTGCCGCTTCGAGTCACCGGCTTCTCCACGCTGGCCGAAGCGCTGGATTATGCAGCCGGGGGGGGGACCGGATTCAATTTTTATGGGGACCGCGGTGAGCTGTACGCCGTCCTGCCGTATGCCGATCTTCGAGAGCAGGCGCGATTACTGGCGCGTCGCCTTATGGGGCTGCGCCTCGAACGGGGCGCGCACGTGGCCATCGTCGCGGATACCGGTCCGGATTTTCAGCGCTTCTTCTTCGCGTGTCAGTATGCCGGCCTGGTGCCTGTTCCTCTGTCGGCATCGCTCCTCATAAGCGGTCGCAAGCGATACGTCACCCAACTTCGGGCGCTTCTGGCAAACTGTCGTCCGTCCATCGCGATGGCTCCACCTGAATTTTTCCCATTCCTCAGCGAGGCCGCCGATGGCCTCGAGCTGGTCCACGTCGGTACGGCAGACGCGTTTGACAGCCTGCCCGAATCCTCAGAGGAGTTGGAGCCGTTACGTTCCGAGGAGATGGCCTATCTTCAATATACCTCAGGGAGCACACGGTTTCCCCGCGGGGTCATGATTACCCAGAGCGCGGTCCTTGCCAATCTGGAGGGGATCCTTCAACAGGGTCTTCAGATTCGCTCGGGAGATCGCGCGGTATCCTGGCTGCCTTTTTATCACGATATGGGGCTTGTGGGATTTGTGCTCGCGCCGATGGTGGGCCAGGTATCCGTCGATTATCTGAAAACGCAATCGTTTGCCATGCGACCCCGGTTGTGGCTGGCCCTGATGACACAGGCGAAGGCCACGATCTCTTTCAGCCCTTCCTTTGGATATGAGATGTGCGTGAGGCGCCTCAGGCATGATGAGGCCGGCAGATTTGACCTTAGCGCATGGCGCGCTGCAGGGGTAGGCGCTGAAACCATTCGGCCCGGCGTCTTAAAGGATTTTGCAGATGTGCTGGCGCCGAGCGGATTCAAGCCCAGCGCATTTCTGGCCTGCTATGGCATGGCGGAGGCCTCCCTTGCTGTGACGTTTGCGCCGATAGATACTGGTGTTGCCGTTGATCGGGTAGACCGAACCCTGTTGGCCAAGTATGGAGTGGCCTCCCCCCTGCACGAGTGTGAGATCGGGTCGGACTCGGATAAAACGAGCATAAGCCAATTTGTCAACTGCGGCGTTCCACTGTCCGGAATTGACGTTGAGATACGAGACGAACAGGGCCATGTTCTGCCTGACCGTCACGCAGGCATCATTTTCGTACGAGGCGCCAACATGACCTCCGGTTACTTCGGCGATCCCGAGAAAACTCGAAAGGTCTTGTCTTCGGACGGATGGCTCGATACGGGAGACCTCGGATATCTTGTAGACGGCAGTCTCGTCATCATCGGCCGAAAGAAAGATGTCATTATCGTGCATGGACGGAATATCTGGCCTCAGGATCTGGAGCATCTTGCCGAGGAGTTACCGGAGGTCAGGCCTGGCGACGCATGCGCATTCTCGGTGGAGACCCCGGACCGGACCGAGATGGCGGTGATGGTCGTTCACTGCCGTGAGCTGGATACCGTCAAGCAGGCCGATTTTATCCGCCGGCTGCAAGGGCTTATCCGTGAGTATTTTGCGCTCGACTGTTTTGTTGAGCTTGTTCCTCCTCGTACCCTGCCGCGCACGTCCTCCGGGAAGCTCTCCCGTTCGAAGACCCGGGAAGAGTTCTTGGGTCGCAATGACGCGGCCCGACTCTTTCACGGCCGAAACGGATCCGGTCACATCAGTCTTCCGCAGCCCGGTCGGCAAGCGGACTCATGCGCGGCGTCATCGCGCTGA
- a CDS encoding NAD-dependent epimerase/dehydratase, with amino-acid sequence MRGVIALTGATGFIGSALARRLTKEGWQVRALHRSPTPPAYLTGISLEWVRGTLDDRDSLEGLVGDADVVIHCAGALRGITETDFYPVNVEAVSRLASIAASRSPAPRFLLISSLAAREPGLSPYAASKRMGEIALSKAGDRLLWTALRPPAVYGPGDRALLPLLRLMWHGIAPIPGRQDARFSLLYVEDLAEAAVKWLAGDVPERCAFELDDGHPQGYTWREVTETFERLRGRWVVRIHVPELMLKLTAGLNKMAASVIGYSPMLTPGKVREFRHPNWICDNAPFRRVVDWTPTVELEEGLRLTLGLQGGKLTTRN; translated from the coding sequence ATGCGCGGCGTCATCGCGCTGACGGGAGCGACCGGATTTATTGGAAGCGCCCTGGCTCGAAGGCTGACAAAGGAAGGATGGCAGGTACGCGCGCTACACCGTTCACCAACCCCGCCGGCATACCTGACGGGCATCTCGCTGGAGTGGGTACGGGGGACGCTCGATGATCGCGATAGCCTTGAAGGCCTGGTGGGCGACGCGGATGTTGTGATCCATTGCGCCGGGGCCCTGCGCGGTATTACCGAGACAGACTTTTACCCGGTCAATGTTGAGGCAGTCTCACGGCTGGCCTCTATCGCTGCGAGCCGCAGTCCTGCCCCCCGATTTCTCCTGATCTCATCCCTGGCAGCTCGAGAGCCCGGATTATCACCCTACGCGGCCAGCAAGCGGATGGGGGAGATCGCCCTGTCGAAAGCGGGTGACCGGCTGCTGTGGACCGCGCTTCGCCCTCCAGCGGTCTATGGTCCAGGTGACCGCGCATTGCTTCCCTTGCTTCGCCTGATGTGGCATGGGATTGCCCCCATACCTGGGCGCCAAGACGCCAGATTCTCCTTACTCTACGTGGAAGATCTGGCGGAAGCCGCGGTGAAATGGCTCGCCGGCGACGTCCCGGAGAGATGTGCATTTGAGTTGGATGATGGACATCCTCAGGGATATACGTGGCGCGAGGTGACGGAGACCTTCGAACGGCTCAGGGGAAGATGGGTGGTTCGTATTCACGTTCCCGAACTGATGTTGAAACTGACTGCCGGGCTTAACAAGATGGCGGCTTCCGTGATAGGATATTCCCCGATGTTGACCCCCGGCAAAGTACGGGAGTTCAGGCACCCGAACTGGATCTGCGATAACGCTCCGTTTCGCCGGGTCGTCGACTGGACGCCGACGGTGGAGCTGGAAGAGGGGCTGCGGCTGACGCTTGGCCTCCAGGGTGGTAAACTGACAACTAGAAACTGA
- a CDS encoding Phosphopantetheine attachment site translates to MTHYETILPQLYEILKPFTQEGQALSDETELVADLDLDSMKVMEILLEVEERFDISIPLNVIPDVRTIRDFARQIEQLTERR, encoded by the coding sequence ATGACCCACTACGAAACGATACTTCCACAGCTCTATGAGATCTTGAAGCCGTTCACGCAGGAAGGCCAGGCTCTATCCGATGAGACGGAGCTCGTAGCCGATCTCGACCTCGATTCGATGAAGGTCATGGAGATCCTGCTTGAGGTGGAGGAGCGGTTCGACATCTCAATCCCCTTAAATGTCATCCCGGACGTCCGAACCATTAGAGATTTTGCCCGCCAGATCGAGCAATTGACGGAGCGGAGGTGA
- a CDS encoding Serine palmitoyltransferase: MTVLLEKFRPLADAREALTQLSQDPFRVTIERILSPTEALVNSRPMILAGTNNYLGLTFDPECIEAAVQAVREQGTGTTGSRMANGSFSGHLALEKELAEFFGRRWCDVFSTGYLANLGVIAALTGPGDVILIDADCHASIYDGCRMSGAEIIRFRHNDVADLYKRLARLKERSTNTLIIVEGLYSMLGDRAALAEIAAAKREFGAYLLVDEAHSLGVLGERGRGLAEEAGVEDSIDFIVGTFSKSLGATGGFCVSDHPEIDLVRYVSRPYIFTASPCPSVIASTRVALHKLRTHPELRVRLWNNARQLYDSLKGLGFRLGPDPSPIIAARFSQKDETIAFWNGLLDQGIYVNMILPPAAPDGGSLLRCSVSAAHTPDQMDRICQAFASVKAALPS, translated from the coding sequence GTGACAGTGCTTCTGGAGAAGTTCCGACCACTCGCCGACGCCCGTGAGGCGTTGACACAATTAAGCCAAGATCCCTTTCGGGTGACGATTGAACGAATTCTGTCGCCGACGGAGGCCCTCGTCAATAGTCGTCCAATGATTCTGGCCGGAACGAACAACTACCTCGGTTTGACGTTCGATCCTGAGTGCATAGAAGCAGCAGTGCAAGCGGTGCGGGAACAAGGAACAGGTACGACAGGATCCAGAATGGCAAACGGCAGCTTCAGCGGACATCTTGCATTGGAGAAAGAGTTGGCAGAATTTTTTGGGCGCCGGTGGTGTGACGTATTCTCAACCGGCTATCTGGCCAACTTGGGCGTGATAGCGGCGCTCACCGGGCCTGGCGACGTGATCCTGATCGATGCCGATTGCCATGCGAGTATTTACGATGGATGCCGGATGAGCGGGGCGGAGATTATTCGATTTCGTCACAACGACGTTGCCGACCTCTATAAGCGCCTCGCGCGTTTGAAGGAGCGAAGCACGAACACGCTGATCATTGTGGAGGGTCTCTACAGCATGCTCGGCGATCGGGCGGCGCTGGCGGAGATTGCGGCCGCAAAACGCGAGTTCGGCGCGTATCTGCTGGTCGACGAGGCCCATTCGCTTGGCGTTTTGGGGGAGCGGGGCCGTGGGCTGGCCGAGGAGGCCGGCGTCGAAGACAGCATCGACTTTATCGTCGGAACGTTCAGTAAGAGCCTGGGCGCGACCGGCGGGTTCTGCGTCTCGGATCATCCTGAGATTGACCTGGTCAGATATGTCAGCCGTCCGTACATCTTCACCGCGTCGCCTTGTCCATCAGTTATCGCCTCCACAAGAGTCGCCTTGCACAAGCTTCGGACTCATCCGGAGCTGCGCGTGCGACTCTGGAACAATGCGCGGCAGTTGTATGACTCGTTGAAAGGATTGGGATTCAGGCTGGGCCCGGACCCCAGTCCGATTATTGCGGCCCGATTCAGCCAGAAAGACGAGACGATCGCTTTCTGGAACGGTCTCCTCGATCAAGGCATCTACGTCAACATGATATTGCCGCCGGCCGCTCCCGACGGTGGAAGCCTGCTCCGATGTAGCGTGAGCGCGGCGCATACACCGGATCAGATGGACCGCATTTGCCAAGCCTTTGCGTCCGTCAAGGCGGCTCTCCCCTCTTAA
- a CDS encoding conserved protein of unknown function (Evidence 4 : Homologs of previously reported genes of unknown function), with translation MYWWTPLRTRSAFKRLVRELDPDIALTLVDVGSAGGLKDRWRLLEGRLHSYCFDPREDALPREESDRTVLPFAVGRTQGTADFYRTHFGNMSSMLRPNADTLYRFYNREFKFEVVSVEKLMIQPLDNVIPGSEIDALKIDAQGGELEILLGAQRLLDSGLLLAEVEVSFIERYMAQPLFGDVAAFMRSHGFDLLDLYRLRHYYRTNRRGLRKHQMIPDSQSGQLSHADAIFFLSDEAFLSWLDRLAVVGKSSFLVKAILLLLIYGKFDRALQLFEEHQTLLSESSRRSLALFFDQLPLSDRRSATSRNKGFHG, from the coding sequence ATGTACTGGTGGACACCTCTGCGCACACGCTCCGCGTTCAAGCGGTTGGTCCGCGAGCTGGATCCGGACATCGCCCTCACCCTTGTCGACGTTGGCTCGGCCGGTGGACTGAAGGATCGGTGGCGGCTTCTGGAAGGGCGGTTGCACAGCTATTGCTTCGATCCGCGCGAGGATGCTTTGCCCAGAGAGGAGTCTGATAGGACTGTGCTGCCATTCGCGGTGGGTCGCACGCAGGGTACCGCGGATTTCTACCGTACCCACTTCGGAAACATGAGCTCCATGCTTCGACCCAATGCGGATACCCTGTACAGATTTTACAATCGCGAGTTTAAGTTCGAGGTAGTATCCGTCGAGAAACTGATGATTCAGCCTCTCGATAACGTTATTCCAGGGTCCGAGATCGATGCCCTGAAAATAGATGCGCAAGGCGGCGAACTGGAGATTCTTCTTGGAGCGCAGAGGCTGCTGGACTCCGGTCTGTTGCTGGCTGAAGTTGAGGTGTCCTTCATCGAGCGCTATATGGCCCAGCCGCTGTTCGGAGATGTTGCGGCCTTCATGCGCTCACACGGCTTCGACCTTCTCGATCTCTATCGGTTGCGGCACTACTACCGCACCAACCGCCGCGGCCTGCGAAAGCATCAGATGATTCCCGATTCGCAGTCCGGCCAACTCTCGCATGCCGACGCCATCTTCTTTCTGAGCGACGAGGCATTTCTGTCATGGCTCGATCGACTGGCTGTCGTCGGCAAGTCGAGTTTTTTGGTGAAGGCGATTCTTCTGCTGTTGATCTACGGGAAGTTCGATCGGGCGCTGCAGCTTTTTGAGGAGCACCAGACCTTGTTGTCTGAATCGTCGCGGAGGTCGCTTGCGCTTTTTTTCGACCAGCTTCCGCTGTCCGATCGCCGCTCCGCCACATCGCGAAACAAGGGGTTTCACGGGTAA
- a CDS encoding ABC transporter, transmembrane region:ABC transporter precursor, with protein sequence MRFLITIIRKYPRRSALTMVCLLFASVAEGVGLLMLLPVLSVATDNQTRDTGSHLFGTEQFLMQALSVVGLTPTVGTLLILIVLCVAVKSAFTLLAKIQVGYTVTHVATGLRLSLLQTLLATRWEYYVRQPVGSLANAVGTEAMRAALAYLEGAKGITLFVEAIVYAGVAFVVAGKATLTFLIPGVLILYGLSYLVRMAHQAGTRQTRLLKSLVAGLTDSLQSIKPLKAMAREELIGPSLQSSTRRLNRAVRRDVLSTEALSSSQDLGLAIVIAVGLYLALSRWNMPLNAVMVMVLLLARMLTCLAKTQRQYQKMRTLESAFWSLRAAIDGANRDRETEPGGASPSLERSLRLDKVSFGYDKQWVLRDASLTIPAGSFTVIIGPSGAGKTTVADLLTGLLRPQQGCVWIDDLPLDRIDLRQWRRMIGYVPQEPFLLHDTVLQNVTLGDPGLNEADAEAALRAAGAWDFVTAQPSGIHSSVGERGTALSGGQRQRIAIARALVHRPKLLILDEVTSALDQENTATICRTLRGLRGRLTIVAISHESAVVESGDRVYRIHKGEASLVTNGCDSDVVFGGSVKQSQR encoded by the coding sequence ATGCGGTTTTTGATCACCATTATTCGGAAGTATCCCCGCCGAAGCGCGCTGACGATGGTCTGCCTGCTGTTTGCGAGCGTTGCAGAGGGGGTCGGGCTCCTCATGCTGCTGCCCGTGCTCAGCGTGGCGACCGACAATCAGACCCGGGACACCGGTTCTCACCTGTTCGGAACGGAGCAGTTTCTGATGCAGGCGTTATCAGTCGTGGGGCTGACGCCGACGGTCGGCACGTTGCTGATTCTTATCGTCCTCTGTGTGGCGGTTAAATCGGCCTTCACCCTGTTGGCGAAAATTCAGGTCGGATACACTGTGACGCACGTCGCCACCGGTTTGCGGCTTTCTCTGCTGCAAACCCTGCTGGCTACACGGTGGGAGTATTACGTACGGCAACCGGTCGGGAGCTTAGCCAACGCGGTAGGCACTGAGGCGATGCGGGCGGCACTGGCGTATCTTGAAGGCGCCAAAGGCATCACCTTATTCGTTGAAGCCATCGTCTATGCAGGTGTGGCCTTCGTTGTTGCAGGGAAGGCGACCTTGACGTTTCTGATTCCAGGAGTATTGATCCTCTACGGTCTCAGCTATCTCGTTCGTATGGCGCATCAGGCGGGAACCCGCCAGACCAGATTATTGAAATCCCTTGTGGCCGGCTTGACGGATAGCCTCCAATCCATTAAACCACTCAAGGCAATGGCGCGGGAAGAGCTGATCGGTCCATCGCTTCAGTCCAGCACCAGGCGCTTGAACCGGGCGGTCCGGCGAGACGTGCTGAGTACGGAGGCCCTGAGTTCCTCTCAGGATCTCGGGCTGGCGATCGTCATTGCTGTCGGGTTATACCTGGCTTTGAGTCGGTGGAATATGCCCCTGAATGCCGTCATGGTGATGGTCCTTCTTCTTGCTCGAATGCTGACCTGTCTTGCCAAGACGCAACGGCAATACCAAAAAATGCGAACCCTTGAAAGCGCCTTCTGGTCATTGCGGGCTGCGATCGACGGCGCGAACCGTGATCGCGAAACGGAACCCGGAGGCGCGTCTCCCAGCCTCGAAAGGTCTCTTCGCCTGGACAAGGTCAGCTTCGGATATGACAAGCAATGGGTGCTTCGGGATGCGTCGCTGACCATTCCTGCGGGATCATTCACTGTCATCATAGGGCCTTCAGGGGCCGGCAAGACGACGGTTGCCGATCTGTTGACGGGCCTGTTGCGCCCGCAGCAAGGCTGCGTCTGGATCGACGATCTGCCGTTAGACCGGATTGATTTGAGGCAGTGGCGGCGGATGATCGGGTACGTGCCGCAAGAGCCTTTCCTCCTTCACGACACCGTGCTGCAGAACGTGACGCTTGGCGATCCCGGTCTGAACGAGGCCGATGCCGAGGCGGCACTGCGTGCCGCCGGCGCCTGGGACTTTGTGACGGCACAACCGTCCGGGATCCACAGCTCGGTCGGAGAACGCGGCACCGCACTTTCCGGAGGCCAGCGGCAACGCATTGCGATCGCCAGGGCGTTGGTGCATCGGCCGAAGCTGCTGATCCTGGATGAGGTGACCAGCGCGCTTGATCAGGAGAATACGGCGACGATTTGCCGAACGCTGCGCGGTCTTCGTGGTCGACTGACCATCGTGGCGATCTCACACGAGTCTGCCGTGGTAGAGAGCGGCGACAGGGTCTATCGGATACACAAGGGCGAAGCGTCTTTAGTCACCAACGGCTGCGATTCGGATGTGGTCTTCGGTGGATCGGTGAAACAATCTCAAAGGTAG